The following are encoded together in the Poseidonibacter lekithochrous genome:
- a CDS encoding Opr family porin yields the protein MKILKLSMIAALTIGGCTIASADSLAQTLKDGKVSGEFTATYETRNFDKENGAYYQDTAYGVGSFALKYETGVWNNLSLTSKFRAYTTLFEDDSNSVTSHGRGDAAERFYQDGKNRDIDAEELFVTYTPNSNITVKAGRQFISTDWINKTQDAVRIDAKYGNTAIEAIWSARQGRIYSRDYRPMSDINGNKGVYKLGLTQTFTENISATAYGLMVPDVRDIYGGKTNFKFNDTALRAHYAVSSDDKDSTQDSTLIDVKVSTKIAGFAPYAGYIKVDDNAAFPGYGASNSGEIIVPFEEGDYVYSKGAETYYLGVSKSFGDLSSTLLYGNTEYISGSDKLELTETTLWLGYALTSELKANLGYTLVDEDEKSATSDYDQLNATLTYSF from the coding sequence ATGAAAATCTTAAAATTAAGTATGATTGCTGCTTTAACTATCGGGGGATGTACTATTGCTAGTGCAGATAGTTTAGCACAAACACTAAAGGATGGTAAAGTTTCTGGGGAATTCACAGCAACTTACGAAACAAGAAATTTCGATAAAGAAAATGGTGCTTATTATCAAGACACTGCTTATGGTGTAGGTTCTTTTGCATTAAAATATGAAACTGGTGTATGGAATAATCTTAGTTTAACTTCTAAGTTTAGAGCGTATACTACATTATTTGAAGATGATTCTAACTCTGTTACATCTCATGGTAGAGGTGATGCTGCTGAGAGATTTTATCAAGATGGTAAAAATAGAGATATAGATGCTGAAGAATTATTTGTAACATATACTCCAAACTCTAATATTACAGTTAAAGCCGGTAGACAATTTATCTCTACTGATTGGATTAATAAAACTCAAGATGCAGTAAGAATTGATGCAAAATACGGAAACACTGCAATTGAAGCTATCTGGTCTGCTAGACAAGGTAGAATTTACTCAAGAGATTATAGACCAATGAGTGATATTAATGGAAACAAAGGTGTTTATAAATTAGGTTTAACTCAAACATTCACAGAAAATATTTCTGCTACTGCATATGGATTAATGGTACCAGATGTAAGAGATATTTATGGTGGAAAAACAAACTTCAAATTTAACGACACAGCTTTAAGAGCTCACTATGCAGTAAGTTCAGATGACAAAGACTCAACACAAGACTCAACTTTAATTGATGTAAAAGTAAGCACTAAAATTGCTGGTTTTGCTCCATACGCAGGATATATTAAAGTAGATGATAATGCAGCATTCCCAGGATATGGTGCTTCTAACTCAGGTGAAATTATTGTACCTTTTGAAGAAGGTGATTATGTTTATAGTAAAGGTGCAGAGACTTATTACTTAGGTGTAAGCAAATCATTTGGAGATTTAAGTTCAACTCTTCTTTATGGAAATACTGAATACATCAGTGGAAGTGATAAACTAGAATTAACTGAAACAACTTTATGGTTAGGTTATGCTCTTACATCAGAGTTAAAAGCTAACTTAGGTTATACACTTGTTGATGAAGATGAAAAATCTGCAACATCTGATTATGATCAGTTAAATGCAACATTAACATATAGTTTTTAA
- a CDS encoding iron-containing alcohol dehydrogenase: MEFSYHNPTAIEFGKGQIKSITKYISKEQKVLVVYGGGSIKKNGVYDQVSKALEGYSWCEFSGVEPNPTVETLNKAVEIIKSEKIDFVLAVGGGSVIDGCKYLIAAALYDGDAWDFLDGSAQVTKALPLGAILTLPATGSESNSASVVSKKATNEKRFFHSPFSFPQFAVLDSSVMSTLDDRQLANGLVDAFVHTCEQYVTFPTASLVNDGYAETLLRGLVTLGNTWDDRKSEAWQENLMHIANQALNGMIGSGMPQDWATHMIGHELTAFYGLDHARSLAVVQPQLFRVMLEDKKEKIAQMGENVFGISNDNEAVIKAIEALYEKVGISTNLNDYSIDDKVIENIISALESHGMSALGEKANITLDKSEEILKMAMK, encoded by the coding sequence ATGGAATTTTCATATCACAACCCAACAGCAATCGAGTTTGGGAAAGGTCAAATTAAATCTATCACAAAATATATATCTAAAGAACAAAAAGTACTAGTTGTATACGGTGGTGGTTCTATTAAAAAGAATGGAGTTTATGATCAAGTATCAAAAGCGCTAGAAGGTTACTCTTGGTGTGAATTCAGTGGAGTTGAGCCAAACCCAACGGTTGAAACATTAAATAAAGCAGTTGAAATTATAAAAAGTGAAAAAATTGATTTTGTACTTGCAGTTGGTGGAGGTTCAGTTATTGATGGCTGTAAATATTTAATTGCAGCAGCACTTTATGATGGTGATGCATGGGATTTCTTAGATGGAAGCGCGCAAGTTACAAAAGCTTTACCTCTAGGAGCTATTTTAACATTACCTGCAACAGGAAGTGAATCAAATTCTGCATCTGTAGTTTCTAAAAAAGCTACAAATGAAAAAAGATTTTTCCACTCACCATTTTCATTCCCACAATTTGCAGTTTTAGATTCATCTGTAATGTCTACATTAGATGATAGACAATTAGCAAATGGTTTAGTAGATGCCTTTGTACATACATGTGAACAATATGTTACTTTCCCTACAGCATCTTTAGTAAATGATGGTTATGCGGAAACTCTATTAAGAGGATTAGTAACTTTAGGAAATACTTGGGATGATAGAAAATCTGAAGCTTGGCAAGAAAACTTAATGCATATTGCTAATCAAGCCTTAAATGGAATGATTGGTTCAGGTATGCCACAAGATTGGGCAACACATATGATAGGACATGAATTAACAGCCTTTTATGGACTTGACCATGCAAGATCTTTAGCTGTGGTTCAACCACAACTATTTAGAGTAATGTTAGAAGATAAAAAAGAAAAAATAGCTCAAATGGGTGAAAACGTATTTGGAATCTCAAATGATAATGAAGCAGTTATCAAAGCTATTGAAGCTTTATATGAAAAAGTAGGGATTTCTACAAATTTAAATGATTATAGTATTGATGATAAAGTTATTGAAAATATAATCTCCGCTTTAGAGTCTCATGGTATGAGTGCTCTTGGTGAAAAAGCTAATATTACACTTGATAAAAGTGAAGAAATTTTAAAAATGGCAATGAAATAA
- a CDS encoding AraC family transcriptional regulator, with the protein MNNKIIKQVNNLTNNEGLTHTFHKDIKLFKTRTYTPKGPLLYDLALIIVIQGKKIGYLPNSTLTYDSNNYLVVPTTMPFECETIASEEEPFICILVSIDKKVMFELIDSLSKKIEGEKDCSNLGVFSDEVTPEIEDTMYRLLKTLESKEETDILGDQLLRELYYRIAIGKNSNFLHKMFLNTNTEAKIAKSLKIIHDNFGKHLDIPNLAKQEDMSVSSFHTHFKNITSHTPLQYIKKIRLTKAKDLIAQQNYQVNETASKVGYESISQFSRDFKSYYGYPPKEAKPSFEVHLMR; encoded by the coding sequence ATGAACAATAAAATAATCAAACAAGTAAATAACCTAACAAACAATGAAGGTCTAACTCATACCTTTCATAAAGATATAAAGTTATTCAAAACAAGAACTTATACTCCTAAGGGACCTTTACTTTATGATTTAGCCCTTATTATTGTTATTCAAGGTAAAAAGATTGGATATTTGCCTAACTCTACTTTAACTTATGATTCTAATAACTATTTAGTAGTTCCAACAACAATGCCTTTTGAGTGTGAGACAATTGCTTCAGAGGAAGAACCTTTTATTTGTATATTAGTTTCTATTGATAAAAAAGTAATGTTTGAATTAATTGATTCTTTATCAAAAAAAATAGAGGGTGAAAAAGATTGCTCTAATTTAGGTGTTTTCTCAGATGAAGTAACACCTGAAATTGAAGATACTATGTATAGATTATTAAAAACTTTAGAATCAAAAGAAGAAACAGATATTTTAGGTGATCAACTTTTAAGAGAGTTGTATTATAGAATTGCAATAGGAAAAAACTCTAACTTTTTACATAAAATGTTTTTAAATACTAATACAGAAGCAAAAATTGCAAAATCTTTGAAGATTATTCATGATAATTTTGGAAAGCATTTAGATATCCCAAATCTTGCAAAACAAGAAGATATGAGTGTATCATCTTTTCATACACATTTTAAAAATATTACTTCACATACACCCTTACAATATATAAAGAAAATTAGACTTACAAAAGCAAAAGATTTAATAGCACAGCAGAATTACCAAGTGAATGAAACTGCTAGTAAAGTAGGATATGAAAGTATTTCACAGTTTTCTAGGGATTTCAAAAGTTATTATGGTTACCCTCCAAAAGAAGCAAAACCTTCTTTTGAAGTGCATTTAATGAGATAA
- a CDS encoding iron-containing alcohol dehydrogenase, with amino-acid sequence MEFSYHNPTAIEFGAGSIKTISDSINKDHKVLVVYGGGSIKKNGVYDQVIKALENHTFLEFSGVEPNPTVETMNKAVKIVKEENIDFILAVGGGSVIDGCKYLAAASLYDGDAWDFLDGTAEVQRALPLGVVLTLAATGSESNHLTVVSKKETDEKRMYFSNHSYPQFAVMDPSVMATLSDRQLGNGLVDAFVHTSEQYITYPTSALVNDGYAETLFRGLVKLADTWEDRRTQPWLENLMHIANQALNFQIGAGVPQDWSTHLIGHELTAYYNLDHARSLAVVQPYLLEVMGEEKEAKIAQLGKNVFGIENDNAGVIKAIEEVYNKVGVPTKLSEYEIDDKVISNVSNALTNNGYTAIGENGTVTLDKVSTILTMSMK; translated from the coding sequence ATGGAATTTTCATATCATAACCCAACAGCAATCGAATTTGGTGCTGGTTCAATAAAAACAATTAGTGATTCAATCAACAAAGACCATAAAGTATTAGTAGTTTACGGTGGTGGCTCAATCAAAAAAAATGGTGTATATGACCAAGTTATTAAAGCATTAGAAAATCACACTTTCTTAGAATTCTCAGGTGTTGAACCAAACCCAACAGTTGAAACTATGAATAAAGCAGTAAAAATTGTAAAAGAAGAAAACATTGATTTCATTCTTGCAGTTGGTGGTGGATCAGTAATTGATGGCTGTAAATATTTAGCAGCTGCTTCATTATATGATGGAGATGCATGGGACTTTTTAGATGGAACTGCTGAGGTGCAAAGAGCCTTACCTTTAGGTGTAGTTTTAACATTAGCAGCAACTGGAAGTGAATCAAACCATTTAACAGTAGTTTCTAAAAAAGAAACAGATGAAAAAAGAATGTATTTCTCAAATCATTCATACCCACAATTTGCAGTAATGGATCCTTCTGTAATGGCTACATTATCTGATAGACAATTAGGAAATGGTTTAGTTGATGCCTTTGTTCATACTTCTGAGCAATATATCACATACCCAACATCTGCATTAGTAAATGACGGTTATGCTGAAACTTTATTTAGAGGTTTAGTAAAACTTGCAGATACTTGGGAAGATAGAAGAACTCAACCTTGGTTAGAAAACCTAATGCATATTGCAAACCAAGCACTTAACTTCCAAATTGGAGCCGGTGTTCCTCAAGATTGGTCAACTCACCTTATTGGACATGAATTAACTGCATACTATAATCTAGACCATGCAAGATCATTAGCTGTAGTTCAACCATATTTATTAGAAGTAATGGGTGAAGAAAAAGAAGCAAAAATTGCACAATTAGGTAAAAATGTATTTGGAATTGAAAATGACAATGCAGGAGTAATCAAAGCAATTGAAGAAGTTTATAATAAAGTAGGAGTACCTACTAAATTAAGTGAATACGAAATTGATGATAAAGTAATTTCAAATGTATCAAATGCTTTAACAAACAATGGCTACACAGCAATTGGTGAAAACGGAACGGTTACATTAGATAAGGTATCTACAATTTTAACTATGTCTATGAAATAG
- a CDS encoding AraC family transcriptional regulator, giving the protein MNKSIIENREYLFKEDGIHDTYLKDVKVFKTTNYEPKSPLIYDVCLLLVLQGKKVANLASNTLTFDCDNYLVVPTTLPLECETYASKEEPFICLLIDIDKQVMFEIMDLVKKQETKQTKENNLGIFCDKVTSKIEDVTNKLLDVLESQEESNILGKAILKELFYRIAIGQNANFLHKMFLENNNEAKIARALKIIHTQCETNLDIPNLARQEDMSVSSFHTHFKKVTSHTPLQYIKKIRLTKAKDLIAKQNYQVVDAAYEMGYDSASQFSRDFKTYFGYPPKDVKPSFEEDSSS; this is encoded by the coding sequence ATGAACAAAAGTATTATTGAAAATAGAGAGTACCTTTTTAAAGAAGATGGTATTCACGACACATATTTAAAAGATGTAAAAGTATTCAAAACAACTAATTATGAACCTAAGAGTCCCCTAATCTACGATGTTTGTTTACTTTTAGTATTACAAGGTAAAAAAGTTGCAAACCTTGCTAGTAATACTCTAACCTTTGATTGTGACAACTATTTAGTAGTTCCTACAACTCTTCCTTTAGAGTGTGAAACCTATGCATCTAAAGAAGAGCCCTTTATTTGTTTATTAATAGATATTGATAAACAAGTGATGTTTGAAATCATGGATTTAGTAAAAAAACAAGAGACAAAACAAACGAAAGAGAATAATTTAGGAATTTTTTGTGACAAGGTAACTTCTAAAATTGAAGACGTTACAAATAAACTATTAGATGTATTAGAATCCCAAGAAGAATCAAATATATTAGGTAAGGCAATTTTAAAAGAACTATTTTATAGAATCGCTATTGGACAAAATGCTAACTTTTTACATAAAATGTTTTTAGAGAATAATAATGAAGCAAAAATTGCTCGTGCTTTAAAAATCATTCATACTCAATGTGAAACAAATCTAGATATTCCAAATCTAGCAAGACAAGAAGATATGAGTGTTTCATCTTTTCATACACATTTTAAAAAAGTAACTTCACATACTCCTTTACAATATATAAAGAAAATTAGACTTACAAAAGCAAAAGATTTAATAGCAAAACAAAATTATCAAGTAGTAGATGCAGCTTATGAGATGGGATATGATAGTGCCTCGCAATTCTCACGAGATTTTAAAACCTATTTTGGTTATCCCCCAAAAGATGTTAAGCCATCTTTTGAAGAGGATAGTAGTTCTTAA
- a CDS encoding molybdopterin-dependent oxidoreductase — MNNSRRDFLKVGAAASAAVAASGTMTGAFAKEFAARTEKIPHASHYGPFHAHVRDGKIVDITPQLDSDANPTAMVKGLADRVMTDSRVKYPCVRKSYLEGKDAGDLRGKEEFVRVSWDKALDLAADAIKKAQAKGGNQSLYNSCYSGWAHPGAFKPNALAGRFFNQIGGAVGTSGEYSNGAAGPTNPVIVGDMEVYSIQTAHEQIIKNTKVMILWGADLYKCNRIGWFVPNHRNIDAYEEYKKAGIKFISIDPIYTTSASEFKADWIKIRPGSDVALMMAMMHYLYKSKKYDANFIKKYTHGFDKFLPYLLGKEDGIEKTPEWAEKLTEIPAATIKELATTMVDNRTFIAGNWSLQRAHHGEQVDWSIITLASMIGQIGLPGGGFGFSMHYAGGGDAASGKATVGGVPQGGGNKVNVNIPASRMSDLLLNPGKTVTFKGGKVTYPKIEVMLSAGSSPIGHQPDVNELVGAMRTLDTIITVDPWWTPTAKMSDIVFPATTTMERDDITQGMSYAQDRLFAMKKVVDARYESKDDYWIFAELSKRFGKEKKFTKNRTTMQWIERLYKRSYAKKKMKIQFDEFWKEGVVKYEVPDSARNFVRHEAFRKDPIKNPLKTESGKIQIFSEKFDAYGYDDFKGHATWFEPAEWLGNKKLAAKYPLHLVSPHPTYRVHSQLDNTWVQNVHKVQGREPIRISPNDAKKFGVRDGEIVEVYNDRGSVLAGVVVTNTIRDGVVAIEEGAWYSPDDASKDKTRCNSGQANLLTSSRPTSSMAQATTANTVLVSIKKAGVVQPNLAYSAPKIIEG; from the coding sequence ATGAACAATTCAAGAAGAGATTTTTTAAAAGTTGGAGCGGCTGCTTCTGCTGCTGTTGCAGCTAGTGGAACGATGACTGGTGCATTTGCAAAAGAGTTTGCTGCAAGAACTGAGAAAATTCCTCATGCTTCGCATTATGGTCCATTTCATGCTCACGTAAGAGATGGGAAAATTGTAGATATAACACCTCAGTTAGATTCAGATGCAAACCCAACTGCAATGGTAAAAGGTTTAGCTGATAGAGTTATGACAGATTCAAGAGTTAAATACCCTTGTGTAAGAAAATCTTACTTAGAAGGTAAAGACGCTGGTGATTTAAGAGGTAAAGAAGAGTTTGTAAGAGTATCTTGGGACAAAGCTTTAGATTTAGCAGCTGATGCTATTAAAAAAGCACAAGCTAAAGGTGGTAACCAATCACTTTACAATTCTTGTTATTCAGGTTGGGCACATCCAGGTGCATTTAAACCTAATGCATTAGCAGGTAGATTCTTCAATCAAATCGGTGGAGCTGTTGGAACAAGTGGCGAATATTCAAATGGAGCTGCAGGTCCTACAAACCCAGTTATTGTTGGAGATATGGAAGTTTATTCTATTCAAACAGCACATGAACAAATTATTAAAAATACAAAAGTAATGATTTTATGGGGAGCTGATTTATACAAATGTAATAGAATCGGTTGGTTCGTGCCAAATCACAGAAATATTGATGCTTATGAAGAGTATAAAAAAGCAGGAATCAAATTTATTTCAATTGATCCTATTTATACAACTTCTGCTTCTGAGTTTAAAGCTGACTGGATCAAAATTAGACCAGGTTCAGATGTTGCACTTATGATGGCAATGATGCATTATTTATACAAATCAAAAAAATATGATGCAAACTTCATCAAAAAATATACTCATGGTTTTGATAAATTCTTACCATACTTACTTGGAAAAGAAGATGGTATTGAAAAAACTCCTGAGTGGGCAGAAAAATTAACTGAAATTCCAGCTGCTACTATTAAAGAGTTAGCAACAACTATGGTTGATAACAGAACATTTATCGCAGGAAATTGGTCATTACAAAGAGCACACCATGGTGAGCAAGTTGACTGGTCTATTATTACTTTAGCATCTATGATTGGACAAATCGGACTTCCAGGTGGTGGTTTTGGTTTCTCTATGCATTATGCAGGTGGTGGTGATGCTGCTTCTGGAAAAGCTACTGTTGGTGGTGTTCCTCAAGGTGGTGGTAACAAAGTTAACGTTAATATCCCAGCTTCTAGAATGAGTGATTTACTTTTAAATCCTGGTAAAACAGTTACATTCAAAGGTGGAAAAGTTACTTATCCAAAAATTGAAGTAATGTTAAGTGCTGGTTCTTCTCCTATTGGTCACCAACCAGATGTAAATGAATTAGTTGGAGCTATGAGAACATTAGACACTATTATTACTGTTGATCCATGGTGGACTCCAACAGCTAAAATGTCTGATATTGTTTTCCCTGCAACTACAACTATGGAAAGAGATGATATTACTCAAGGTATGTCATACGCTCAAGATAGACTATTTGCAATGAAAAAAGTTGTTGATGCTAGATATGAATCAAAAGATGATTACTGGATTTTTGCAGAGTTATCAAAAAGATTTGGTAAAGAGAAAAAATTCACTAAAAATAGAACAACTATGCAGTGGATTGAAAGATTATACAAAAGATCATACGCTAAGAAAAAAATGAAAATTCAATTTGACGAATTCTGGAAAGAAGGTGTTGTTAAATATGAAGTTCCAGATAGTGCTAGAAATTTTGTAAGACATGAAGCATTTAGAAAAGATCCAATTAAAAACCCACTAAAAACAGAAAGTGGAAAAATTCAAATCTTCTCTGAAAAATTTGATGCTTACGGTTACGATGACTTCAAAGGTCACGCAACTTGGTTTGAACCAGCTGAGTGGTTAGGAAATAAAAAGTTAGCGGCGAAATATCCACTACACCTAGTATCTCCACACCCAACATATAGAGTTCACTCTCAGTTAGATAATACTTGGGTACAAAATGTACACAAAGTACAAGGTAGAGAACCAATTAGAATTTCACCAAATGATGCGAAAAAATTCGGTGTAAGAGATGGTGAGATTGTAGAAGTTTACAATGACAGAGGAAGTGTTCTTGCTGGTGTTGTTGTTACTAATACTATTAGAGATGGGGTAGTTGCAATTGAAGAAGGTGCTTGGTATTCTCCTGATGATGCAAGTAAAGATAAAACAAGATGTAACTCTGGACAAGCGAACCTTTTAACTTCGTCAAGACCAACATCATCAATGGCGCAAGCAACTACAGCAAATACTGTACTTGTTTCAATCAAAAAAGCTGGTGTGGTTCAACCAAACCTAGCATATAGCGCACCAAAAATTATAGAAGGATAA
- a CDS encoding response regulator transcription factor: MQKELLEKLQTLSVLYAEDEVGIRENIADSLGYYVKEVIQASNGAEAFELYEEKSPDIILSDIHMPILNGIEFVKKVRETNRDIPIVMITAHTDKKYLLEAVELHMEKYIVKPIELEPLFEVLEKCVEVLDVNKEVVLKVDDNYKYDYDKKELKYKDESIILNKKEMLFFEVLISNQNRVVSYDELQELVWGDDIMTDSALRSLVRNLRKKLPTDIVFNLSGVGYRLV; this comes from the coding sequence ATGCAAAAAGAATTATTAGAAAAATTACAAACATTATCAGTTCTTTATGCGGAAGATGAGGTAGGTATTAGAGAAAATATCGCTGATTCATTAGGATATTATGTAAAAGAAGTTATTCAAGCCTCAAATGGGGCTGAAGCTTTTGAACTATATGAAGAAAAAAGTCCTGATATTATTCTAAGTGATATTCATATGCCTATTTTAAATGGTATTGAATTTGTTAAAAAAGTTAGAGAAACAAACCGAGATATACCAATTGTAATGATTACAGCTCACACTGATAAAAAATACTTACTAGAAGCTGTTGAGTTACATATGGAAAAATATATAGTAAAACCTATTGAGTTAGAACCTTTATTCGAAGTTTTAGAAAAATGTGTAGAAGTTTTAGATGTGAATAAAGAAGTTGTTTTAAAAGTTGATGATAATTATAAATACGATTATGATAAAAAAGAATTAAAATATAAAGACGAATCAATTATCTTAAATAAAAAAGAGATGTTGTTTTTCGAAGTGTTAATTTCAAATCAAAATAGAGTAGTTTCTTATGATGAATTACAAGAACTGGTTTGGGGTGATGATATTATGACTGATAGTGCACTAAGATCCTTAGTGCGGAACTTGCGAAAAAAGCTCCCAACAGATATAGTTTTTAATCTATCTGGAGTAGGATATCGTCTTGTTTAG
- a CDS encoding ABC transporter substrate-binding protein — protein sequence MFRVIFILIFTYLNSFAHDHLISKFEFRDDSSSQNIAKTLHPKSHINIFLPSIPYSYISKSTNAGLIRSYDNKQGWVYDLAKSHKRVDDYTYIFELRQNLKFQDGKNFTMDDVIYNLEFFRKNPFLYTNINKVDFEIIKIDEVSFKIVLKQKYEMFLTDLARVFFYTKEYIQKYNPIGAETGSATKVAGAFGMGPYILESGFAIGNKQTEKLELVANPYYWNKNFPKIKRITVYTQLDVNKAIEDITKYEGKLDLMPLPFNKKLEVLLSDYSKLIISKSTDNFVIFFNLINGNKKLQNQEIRQALNQALNQENLLNFVYKKEGKVSPFTASINFDVVKKIAQNCDFKENEFPQEKLKKLLNGLTLDIFTQDRFMFLFKGIEFQLKKYGVKFNYIITNSEKDIYEQLLTTNKNKNTKKWDMLIWGDDDWYYQNPWTVFFIYETSGAWSTIKKDDLMQEYIKELFVSKIGSDEYTEVVKKILYRARDKAYTLRVPSPNKVIAVNKEVIYKPYQGGIIPLWEIEISKDHWSIREDKEYKQELKKAIKPKRIEYEISK from the coding sequence TTGTTTAGAGTTATATTTATACTGATATTTACTTATCTTAACTCCTTTGCCCATGATCATCTCATCTCTAAATTTGAATTTAGGGATGATTCTTCAAGCCAAAATATTGCAAAGACTTTACATCCAAAATCTCATATAAATATATTCCTTCCTTCAATTCCTTATTCATATATTTCAAAATCAACTAATGCTGGACTTATTAGATCTTACGATAATAAACAAGGTTGGGTTTATGATTTGGCAAAATCTCATAAAAGAGTAGATGATTACACATATATTTTTGAGTTAAGACAAAATCTAAAATTCCAAGATGGTAAAAATTTCACTATGGATGATGTGATATATAATCTTGAGTTTTTTAGAAAAAATCCTTTTTTATATACAAATATAAATAAAGTAGATTTTGAGATTATCAAAATAGATGAAGTGTCTTTTAAAATAGTTTTAAAACAAAAGTATGAGATGTTTCTAACAGACCTAGCAAGGGTGTTTTTTTATACAAAAGAGTATATTCAAAAATATAATCCAATAGGAGCTGAAACTGGAAGCGCAACTAAAGTTGCCGGTGCTTTTGGAATGGGACCTTATATTTTAGAGAGCGGTTTTGCAATTGGGAATAAACAAACAGAAAAACTAGAGTTAGTTGCTAATCCATATTATTGGAATAAGAATTTTCCAAAAATTAAAAGAATTACAGTTTATACTCAACTTGATGTGAATAAAGCAATAGAAGATATTACAAAGTATGAGGGAAAACTAGATTTAATGCCACTTCCTTTTAATAAGAAGTTAGAGGTTTTATTATCTGATTATTCAAAACTTATTATCTCAAAATCAACAGATAACTTTGTAATATTTTTTAATTTAATAAATGGAAATAAAAAACTACAAAATCAAGAGATTAGACAGGCTTTAAATCAAGCTCTTAATCAAGAAAATCTACTAAATTTTGTATATAAAAAAGAAGGGAAAGTATCTCCTTTTACAGCTTCAATTAATTTTGATGTAGTAAAAAAAATAGCACAGAATTGTGATTTTAAAGAGAACGAATTTCCCCAAGAGAAATTAAAAAAACTGCTAAACGGCCTTACTTTGGATATTTTCACCCAAGATAGGTTTATGTTTTTATTTAAAGGTATTGAATTTCAGTTGAAAAAATATGGTGTGAAGTTCAACTATATTATTACAAATAGTGAAAAAGATATTTATGAACAATTATTAACAACAAATAAAAACAAAAATACAAAAAAATGGGATATGTTAATTTGGGGTGATGATGACTGGTATTATCAAAATCCATGGACTGTATTTTTTATTTATGAAACTTCGGGAGCTTGGTCAACTATTAAAAAAGATGATTTAATGCAAGAGTATATTAAAGAGTTATTTGTAAGTAAGATTGGCTCTGATGAATATACAGAAGTAGTAAAAAAGATACTTTATCGAGCAAGAGATAAAGCCTATACTCTTCGAGTTCCATCTCCAAATAAAGTAATAGCAGTTAATAAAGAAGTGATATATAAACCTTACCAAGGTGGAATTATTCCTTTATGGGAGATAGAAATTAGTAAAGATCACTGGTCAATAAGAGAAGATAAAGAGTATAAACAAGAGCTGAAAAAAGCTATAAAACCAAAAAGAATTGAATATGAAATTAGTAAATAG